In Mauremys reevesii isolate NIE-2019 unplaced genomic scaffold, ASM1616193v1 Contig143, whole genome shotgun sequence, one genomic interval encodes:
- the LOC120393080 gene encoding zinc finger protein RFP-like has protein sequence MAAANPAKTLQDEITCTLCLEYFKDPVSLDCGHNFCQACITQCWEGFDTDVSCPECGKLFPQRNLRLNRQLRSIVEAARELRLPSGREPETKRLCEKHKEPLKLFCKEDEIPICLVCDRSKEHRDHTVIPAEEAAEEFKEKIQAHLKTLREEREKLLGCKVSGEKRRQEYLRKTQTERQKIVSEFQRLRQFLEEQERLLLAQLEKLDKEIEEIQNENATKLSKQISHLSDLISEMEGKCQKPVSEFLQDIRSTLSRCEKGKFQQPVEISPKQDKRLSDFSQKTVALLETLRKFKDTLPSALKTKRGESLGTFRQANMTLDPDTAHPELVLSEDWKSVRRGNTQQDLPKNLERFDTEPCVLGWEGFTLGRHCWEVEVVAGQCWAMGVARESVRRKGLISRSPEGGIWAVERWWGQFRALTSPATPLPLSRAPSRIRVCLDCDQGQVTFINAGDEAPIFTFPPGSIPGGRIQPWLWVLGPGSGLRLCA, from the exons ATGGCTGCTGCGAATCCAGCAAAAACACTCCAGGATGAAATCACCTGTAccctctgtctggagtattttaaAGATCCGGTGTCTCTAgactgtgggcacaatttctgccaagcctgcatcacccagtgctgggagggatttgATACAGATGTCTCCTGCCCGGAATGTGGAAAGCTCTTTCCCCAGAGGAACCTCAGGCTGAACAGGCAGCTCAGGAGTATTGTGGAAGCAGCCAGAGAACTCAGGTTGCCGTCAGGGAGGGAACCAGAAACAAAGAGACTGTGTGAGAAACACAAGGAGCCTCTAAAACTGTTCTGCAAAGAGGACGAAATCCCCATCTGCCTGGTGTGTGACAGATCCAAGGAGCACAGAGATCACACCGTCATTCCTGCAGAGGAAGCTGCCGAAGAATTCAAG GAAAAGATTCAGGCCCACTTGAagactctgagggaagagagagaaaagctgctgggatgTAAAGTGAGcggagagaagagaagacaggAGTATCTA AGAAAGACACAAActgagaggcagaagattgtgtctgaatttcagcgactgcggcagttcctggaggaacaagagaggctcctgctggcccagctggaaaAGCTGGACAAGGAAATTGAGGAAATACAGAATGAAAATGCCACTAAACTCTCCAAGCAGATTTCCCATCTCAGTGATCTGATCAGTGAGAtggaggggaagtgtcagaagccagtgagtgaattcctgcag GATATCAGAAGCACGCTGAGCAG GTGTGAGAaagggaagttccagcagccagtGGAGATTTCTCCTAAACAGGACAAGAGACTCAGTGATTTCTCCCAGAAAACTGTTGCTCTACTGGAGACTCTGAGGAAGTTCAAAG ATACTCTGCCGTCTGCACTGAAGACAAAAAGAGGGGAATCTCTAGGAACATTCAGACAGG CAAAtatgactctggatccagacacggctcatccagagctcgtcctgtctgaggactGGAAAAGTGTGAGACGCGGAAACACACAACAAGATTTGCCCAAGAACCttgagagatttgacactgagccctgtgtgctgggctgggagggatTCACCttggggagacattgctgggaggtggaggtggtggCTGGGCAATGTTGGGCTATGGGGGTGGCCAGAGAatctgtgaggaggaagggacTGATCAGTcgtagccctgagggggggatctgggctgtggagcgGTGGTGGGGTCAGTtccgggctctcacctcccctgcgacccccctgcccctgagccgggctcccagcaggatccgggtttgtctggactgtgaccaggggcaggtgacatttatcaaTGCTGGTGATGAGGCCCcaatcttcactttcccgccgggctccATCCCTGGGGGGAGAATCCAACCCTGGCTCTGGGTGCTGGGACCAGGATCTGGGCTCAGATTGTGTGCCTGA